The following coding sequences lie in one Peribacillus frigoritolerans genomic window:
- a CDS encoding sugar O-acetyltransferase produces MNTEKEKMVSGKPYMAADPELIRDRENARKLTRLYNQTTESEGDERTALLKRLLGSTGLNVYIEPTFRCDYGYNISVGENFYANFDCVILDVCEVKIGRDCMLAPGVHIYTATHPLDPFERSSGVEYGKPVTIGDHVWIGGRAIINPGVTIGSHSVVASGAVVTKDVPEGVVVGGNPAKVIKHIEGIK; encoded by the coding sequence ATGAATACTGAAAAAGAAAAAATGGTAAGCGGGAAACCTTACATGGCCGCTGATCCGGAATTAATCAGAGATAGGGAAAATGCCAGAAAGTTGACCCGGTTATACAATCAGACAACGGAAAGCGAAGGAGATGAACGGACTGCACTGCTGAAACGGCTTTTAGGTTCCACTGGGCTAAATGTATATATTGAACCCACTTTCCGTTGTGACTATGGATACAACATTTCTGTCGGGGAAAACTTTTATGCTAATTTTGATTGTGTCATTTTGGATGTTTGTGAAGTGAAAATTGGCAGGGACTGCATGTTGGCTCCCGGAGTGCATATCTATACCGCCACACATCCACTGGATCCCTTTGAACGCAGTTCTGGAGTGGAATACGGAAAACCGGTTACGATAGGGGATCATGTATGGATTGGCGGAAGGGCCATCATCAATCCTGGAGTTACAATAGGGAGTCATTCCGTCGTCGCCTCAGGAGCGGTCGTAACAAAGGATGTTCCTGAAGGCGTTGTTGTCGGCGGAAACCCAGCTAAGGTCATCAAGCATATTGAAGGAATTAAATAA
- a CDS encoding SDR family oxidoreductase, with product MKVFVVGANGQIGKHLVDLLKDSPEHSVRAMVRKEEQSKSLEKNGIESAVVSLTGSVDEIANAAKGCDAIVFTAGSGGSTGADQTLLIDLDGAVKTIEAAENLGIDRFIMVSAFQANNRDNWNEAIKPYYVAKHYADRALLQSDLNYTIIRPGGLVNEPGTGKVTAAEELERGSITREDVARTIFASLNEENTYKRSFDLISGDTAIAEALRKI from the coding sequence ATGAAAGTATTCGTAGTTGGGGCAAATGGGCAGATCGGTAAACATCTTGTGGATTTATTAAAAGATAGCCCGGAACATAGTGTACGGGCAATGGTTCGCAAAGAAGAACAAAGTAAGTCTTTAGAGAAAAATGGAATTGAATCTGCAGTCGTCAGTTTAACTGGATCTGTGGATGAGATTGCGAATGCGGCAAAAGGCTGTGATGCCATCGTATTCACAGCAGGATCAGGAGGGAGCACCGGTGCTGATCAAACGCTGTTGATTGATCTGGATGGTGCAGTTAAAACGATTGAAGCGGCAGAAAACTTGGGAATCGACCGATTCATCATGGTGAGTGCTTTTCAGGCCAATAATCGCGATAACTGGAATGAGGCCATCAAACCGTATTATGTGGCCAAGCACTATGCGGATAGGGCATTGTTACAAAGCGATTTAAATTATACGATCATTCGGCCTGGCGGTCTGGTGAATGAACCGGGAACGGGCAAAGTGACCGCCGCCGAGGAATTGGAAAGAGGTTCGATTACCCGTGAAGATGTGGCTCGAACGATTTTTGCTTCATTGAACGAAGAAAATACCTATAAGCGTTCATTTGATTTAATCTCTGGCGATACTGCAATCGCGGAAGCATTGAGGAAAATTTAA
- a CDS encoding CD3324 family protein produces the protein MKYVKATAVLPEKLIVEIQKYVQGETIYIPKPETSHHKWGTRSGSRELIDDRNASIKYAFKHGHTIHQLAEEHFLSAETIKKIVYSK, from the coding sequence ATGAAATATGTAAAAGCGACGGCCGTTTTACCTGAAAAGCTGATCGTTGAAATTCAAAAATATGTGCAAGGTGAAACCATATATATCCCTAAACCTGAAACGTCCCATCACAAATGGGGAACCCGATCGGGATCAAGGGAATTGATCGATGACAGAAATGCCTCTATAAAATATGCATTCAAACACGGGCATACCATCCATCAATTAGCCGAGGAACATTTTCTCTCCGCGGAAACCATCAAGAAAATCGTTTATTCTAAATAG
- a CDS encoding FusB/FusC family EF-G-binding protein: protein MEPFIRSEQYNFIKSQTQILINGHATANDKDVINTLKTVAKERVLSLFSDLNEEQKQLLDPVDTIKDPAQAEAFLLQVKPFVIPFKEVAEKTIKKLFPKAKKLKTPLLENIDLREISYLGWDDVGSGKKFIIAPHHNKLTGLHGTIKPANKKGICAICSRFEEVGMFMSETKGTIQGTFIKKGNYICLDSMKCNQNITTLDKMTDLIERLK, encoded by the coding sequence ATGGAACCTTTTATCAGGAGCGAGCAGTATAACTTCATAAAATCCCAAACACAGATTCTCATAAATGGACACGCGACTGCCAACGATAAGGATGTGATCAACACCCTGAAAACAGTCGCCAAAGAAAGAGTATTAAGCTTATTCAGTGACTTGAACGAAGAGCAAAAACAACTGCTGGATCCAGTAGATACCATCAAGGATCCCGCACAAGCCGAAGCCTTTCTCTTACAGGTAAAACCATTTGTGATTCCATTTAAAGAAGTAGCCGAAAAAACGATAAAAAAATTATTTCCTAAAGCAAAGAAATTAAAAACCCCTTTGTTGGAAAACATCGATTTGAGAGAGATTTCATACCTGGGATGGGATGATGTGGGATCCGGAAAGAAATTCATCATTGCACCCCATCATAATAAACTCACCGGATTACATGGAACCATTAAACCTGCCAACAAAAAAGGGATCTGTGCCATATGCAGCCGTTTTGAAGAAGTAGGGATGTTCATGTCTGAAACAAAAGGAACCATCCAAGGGACATTCATTAAAAAAGGGAATTATATTTGTCTGGACAGTATGAAATGCAACCAGAACATAACCACTTTGGATAAAATGACCGATCTGATTGAACGGCTGAAATAA
- a CDS encoding MEDS domain-containing protein, whose product MKSKMNQLFEDQKNVHVLYSYTEMENYIKQVLGYIQDGIAAGDYVILVENDRIYSIIHKELSTRLTNDQMELLHFVNNFDFYCSSGSYHPPAIEEYFNKMVQPYVENKISFRSWAHVEWATLEEPLHIIEEFERTVDEAVNLLSFPLICAYKGERMPDYLKTILLETHPYVLKDDDIIICEQYLPTSLK is encoded by the coding sequence TTGAAAAGCAAAATGAATCAGTTGTTTGAAGACCAAAAAAATGTTCATGTGCTATATTCCTATACTGAAATGGAAAATTACATTAAACAAGTTTTAGGTTATATCCAAGATGGCATCGCAGCGGGAGATTATGTCATTCTTGTTGAAAATGACCGTATTTACTCCATTATTCATAAAGAACTAAGCACTCGGTTAACGAACGATCAAATGGAGCTCCTTCACTTTGTGAACAACTTCGATTTCTATTGCTCAAGCGGCAGTTATCATCCTCCTGCAATCGAAGAATATTTTAATAAAATGGTACAGCCCTATGTGGAAAATAAAATCTCTTTCCGATCATGGGCACATGTGGAATGGGCAACCCTGGAAGAGCCGCTGCACATCATAGAGGAATTTGAAAGAACAGTAGATGAAGCTGTAAATCTGCTGTCATTTCCATTAATTTGTGCGTACAAAGGTGAGAGGATGCCAGACTACCTGAAAACCATATTGCTGGAAACACATCCTTATGTTCTAAAAGACGATGATATCATCATCTGTGAACAATACTTGCCAACTAGTTTGAAATAA
- a CDS encoding amidohydrolase yields MTISNVELENYLLEFRRDLHMTPELSNKEFETTKKVKEALQSQNIKILNFPLKTGVVAEIKGSKPGPTIALRSDIDALPILEQSEVDFPSRHIGVMHACGHDFHTSVILGTAFLLKKEERDLSGTIRLIFQPAEETGHGASALMETGVLDDVDVIFGLHNDPTLQVGELGTKHGALTAGVDRFEVHVKATGSHAAKPEEGNDPIIITGHIISTLQTIISRNVAPKESAVLSITQIHSGSTWNVIPDSAYMEGTVRTFSKTQREFIQKRMKQVLHGISETFNANVELSWHPGPPSVDNTPEWADLALQVGDTAGYTTKTLEASSIGEDFAFYQEKIPGAFVMIGSGGPYDLHHPKFIVDETALFPAASYFRLLALEALKKIPK; encoded by the coding sequence GTGACTATAAGCAATGTAGAATTGGAAAATTATCTATTGGAATTCAGACGTGATCTTCATATGACACCTGAATTATCAAACAAAGAATTTGAAACGACTAAAAAAGTTAAAGAAGCGCTTCAATCTCAAAATATTAAGATACTTAATTTCCCATTAAAAACTGGTGTCGTAGCAGAGATAAAAGGCAGCAAGCCGGGACCTACGATAGCACTTCGCTCCGATATTGATGCTTTACCAATTTTGGAGCAATCTGAGGTGGACTTTCCTTCAAGGCACATCGGCGTGATGCATGCATGTGGTCATGATTTTCACACTTCCGTCATTTTGGGGACTGCTTTTTTATTAAAAAAAGAAGAAAGAGATCTGTCCGGAACTATTCGTTTGATATTTCAACCTGCGGAGGAAACGGGACATGGTGCAAGTGCTTTAATGGAAACAGGTGTGTTGGATGATGTTGATGTGATATTTGGTCTTCATAATGATCCGACATTGCAAGTTGGGGAGTTAGGGACAAAACATGGTGCACTGACAGCGGGAGTCGATCGCTTTGAAGTGCATGTTAAAGCAACTGGTTCTCATGCAGCCAAACCGGAAGAGGGTAATGATCCGATTATCATAACAGGACATATTATCTCAACTTTGCAAACCATCATCAGCCGAAATGTGGCGCCAAAAGAGTCCGCGGTTTTGAGCATCACCCAAATTCATAGTGGCTCAACGTGGAATGTTATCCCAGATAGTGCATATATGGAAGGAACCGTCCGCACCTTCAGTAAAACTCAACGAGAGTTCATTCAGAAACGTATGAAACAGGTCCTGCACGGTATAAGTGAAACATTCAATGCAAATGTTGAATTATCTTGGCATCCAGGCCCTCCATCAGTTGATAATACGCCTGAATGGGCGGATTTGGCACTTCAGGTTGGTGACACAGCAGGTTACACGACAAAAACTTTAGAAGCTAGCTCCATAGGGGAAGACTTCGCCTTTTACCAAGAAAAAATACCAGGTGCTTTCGTAATGATAGGTTCAGGCGGTCCGTATGACCTGCATCACCCTAAGTTTATAGTAGATGAAACGGCACTTTTTCCAGCGGCTTCTTATTTCCGCTTATTGGCTTTAGAAGCGTTAAAAAAAATCCCTAAATGA
- a CDS encoding LLM class flavin-dependent oxidoreductase yields the protein MKKKTVKLGVFFAGTGHHVASWRHPNANPKANMNIDYFKGLAQTAEKGLFDLLFLADSLSVAKDSHPNILTRFEPLTLLSYLASATSNIGLVSTASTTYEEPFNVARKFASLDHITSGRAGWNVVTTSLASTAVNFNKSEHLEHGLRYKRATEFVEVTKKLWDSWEDDTLVIDKETGQFIDESKFHEINHQGEFFSVKGPLNISRSPQGHPVIVQAGSSGDGQLLAAKHAEIVFTAQENKEDAVAFYHELKGHLAAFNREKSSLSIMPGLFPIVGQTEKEAQEKYEALQELIIPEIGLAVMGRYFGNVDFSNIPLDTPFADISLPDNVDSIQSKYDLIVKRATNENLTLRQTYQWVAGSRGHHIAIGTPTQIADKIEDWVNGNAADGFNIMPALLPDSLTDFVELVVPELQSKGIFRTKYESNTLRGNLGLDKPVNQYS from the coding sequence ATGAAAAAGAAAACAGTAAAACTTGGGGTATTTTTTGCGGGAACAGGACATCACGTTGCTTCTTGGAGACATCCTAACGCCAATCCGAAAGCAAATATGAACATCGATTATTTTAAGGGGTTGGCGCAGACTGCCGAAAAAGGTTTATTTGATTTATTATTCTTGGCAGATAGTTTATCAGTTGCAAAGGACTCGCATCCTAATATTCTGACTCGATTCGAGCCATTGACCTTGTTATCTTATCTAGCCTCGGCGACTTCCAATATTGGTTTGGTTTCAACGGCCTCCACGACCTACGAAGAACCCTTTAATGTTGCTAGAAAATTTGCTTCTTTAGACCATATTACCTCCGGCCGTGCTGGATGGAACGTAGTTACAACGTCCCTTGCCTCCACTGCAGTAAACTTCAATAAATCTGAACATTTAGAACATGGTCTCCGTTATAAAAGGGCGACTGAATTTGTTGAAGTTACCAAGAAATTATGGGACTCATGGGAAGACGATACGTTGGTTATCGATAAGGAAACAGGCCAATTCATTGATGAAAGCAAGTTTCATGAAATCAATCATCAAGGTGAGTTTTTCTCTGTAAAAGGACCATTAAATATTTCTCGCTCACCTCAGGGGCATCCGGTCATTGTACAAGCAGGTTCTTCTGGCGATGGGCAATTGCTTGCAGCAAAGCATGCAGAGATTGTCTTTACCGCCCAGGAGAATAAGGAGGACGCGGTTGCATTTTACCATGAGTTAAAAGGTCATTTGGCCGCTTTTAATCGGGAGAAAAGCAGCTTGAGTATTATGCCAGGTTTGTTCCCGATTGTGGGACAGACTGAGAAGGAAGCCCAAGAAAAGTACGAGGCATTGCAGGAGCTGATTATTCCCGAAATAGGATTGGCTGTTATGGGAAGGTATTTTGGAAATGTGGATTTTTCGAATATCCCCTTGGATACACCGTTTGCTGATATTTCGTTACCAGATAATGTAGATAGCATCCAAAGTAAATATGATTTGATCGTTAAACGGGCGACCAATGAAAATTTGACGTTACGTCAGACATATCAGTGGGTTGCTGGATCACGTGGACATCATATTGCAATTGGAACACCAACGCAGATTGCGGATAAGATTGAGGATTGGGTTAATGGAAATGCAGCTGACGGCTTTAATATTATGCCAGCCCTCTTGCCTGATTCTTTAACGGATTTTGTTGAACTTGTTGTCCCTGAACTGCAATCAAAAGGAATTTTCCGTACGAAATATGAAAGTAACACATTACGAGGGAATCTTGGCCTGGATAAACCGGTCAACCAATATTCATAA
- a CDS encoding GNAT family N-acetyltransferase yields MSQIFREVRVEDVDKFLQLTLDAYASIRELDIHFSAATAKREEAVKHISENKVYVLEENGTFISTVSIRLPWGPNPGPLVLPHIGWFATNPAYKRQGIGKKVLSWLEEEILKKQLRAPAVTLGTADNHPWLKEMYEKSGFEEIGQKDLGKGHLTIYLRKILHPGQYQAWTEKHNQAI; encoded by the coding sequence ATGAGTCAAATATTTCGTGAAGTACGTGTAGAAGATGTGGATAAATTCCTCCAATTAACATTGGATGCTTATGCGAGTATAAGAGAGTTGGATATTCACTTTTCTGCGGCAACGGCCAAGAGAGAGGAAGCGGTTAAGCATATATCAGAAAATAAGGTATATGTTCTGGAGGAAAATGGGACATTTATTTCGACCGTTTCGATTCGGTTACCTTGGGGCCCTAATCCTGGCCCGCTCGTATTGCCACACATAGGCTGGTTCGCTACAAACCCTGCATATAAGCGTCAAGGCATAGGGAAAAAAGTTCTGTCATGGCTCGAAGAAGAAATTTTGAAGAAGCAACTGAGAGCCCCCGCGGTTACGCTCGGAACCGCGGATAATCATCCATGGCTGAAGGAAATGTACGAAAAAAGTGGATTTGAAGAGATCGGGCAAAAAGATTTAGGCAAAGGTCATCTCACAATATACTTAAGGAAAATCTTACACCCGGGACAATATCAAGCTTGGACTGAAAAACATAATCAAGCCATTTAA
- a CDS encoding amino acid ABC transporter substrate-binding protein: MKKILSLGLSLLFILVLAACGNSKQENAANDSEQKTIKVGSTGQSYPNGYQEDGKLIGFDVELTELIAKNLGYKVEWVTSDFSGIMGQLGSGKLDTVANAVAITPERQEQFNFTEPYSYYGAQIVSSTKNDDIKSLADLKGKTVSGVLGSNNVTNLEKYDKNGDIKIRTYETRDGAMQDAINNRVDGYINSRPILVAEIKKNDLPLKLVGDPVAYENVGYPFTKTDKGKKLNDEFTIEIKKLKEDGTLTKLSNKYFGEDITTNSGE, encoded by the coding sequence ATGAAAAAAATTCTTTCCCTTGGACTCTCTTTACTTTTCATATTAGTACTTGCAGCATGTGGCAATTCAAAACAAGAGAATGCTGCCAATGATTCCGAACAAAAAACAATTAAAGTGGGGTCCACTGGCCAAAGCTATCCAAATGGTTATCAAGAGGATGGTAAATTAATAGGTTTTGACGTAGAACTTACAGAACTCATCGCCAAGAATTTAGGATACAAGGTAGAGTGGGTCACTTCTGATTTCAGCGGGATAATGGGGCAATTGGGATCAGGTAAATTGGACACCGTTGCGAATGCCGTTGCTATAACACCAGAACGCCAAGAGCAATTTAATTTTACAGAGCCATATAGTTATTATGGTGCACAAATTGTATCAAGCACAAAAAACGATGATATTAAAAGTTTGGCTGATCTTAAAGGCAAAACCGTTTCCGGTGTGCTGGGGTCTAATAACGTAACAAACCTAGAAAAATATGATAAAAATGGCGATATCAAAATACGAACCTATGAAACCCGGGATGGCGCGATGCAAGATGCCATTAACAACCGTGTAGATGGATATATCAATTCCCGCCCAATCCTGGTTGCAGAAATAAAGAAAAATGATCTTCCGTTAAAACTAGTTGGTGATCCAGTGGCCTATGAAAATGTAGGGTATCCATTTACCAAAACAGATAAAGGCAAAAAATTAAATGATGAATTCACGATAGAAATCAAAAAACTTAAAGAAGATGGTACATTAACGAAGCTGTCCAATAAATATTTTGGTGAAGACATCACCACGAATTCCGGCGAATAA
- a CDS encoding amino acid ABC transporter permease yields the protein MNFDLQYMLEISLQIAKFIPITLVLAIISMALAIIIGLVVALIRNSNIFGITQLAGLYISLFRGMPTLVQLFIIYYGLPQLFPSLSTMEAMTAAIIGFSLKESSYLAEIFRAGLNSVDKGQMEAGLATGMKRVQIYSRIILPQAALNALPATGNTFISLIKETSLAFTLGITELFAEGKIIASANMRFFETYLVVGLIYWLLVILYSWIQKYLEIWLSKPLRR from the coding sequence ATGAATTTTGATTTACAATATATGTTGGAAATTTCCCTGCAAATCGCAAAATTTATTCCAATCACTCTGGTTTTAGCCATCATTTCGATGGCTTTAGCCATTATAATCGGACTTGTAGTAGCCTTAATAAGAAATAGCAATATTTTTGGAATCACCCAATTGGCAGGCTTATATATCTCTTTATTCAGAGGAATGCCAACATTGGTACAATTATTCATCATTTATTACGGTTTACCACAGTTATTCCCGTCGTTGTCAACGATGGAAGCCATGACGGCGGCGATCATTGGATTTAGTTTGAAAGAATCCTCTTATTTAGCAGAAATTTTCCGAGCTGGATTGAATTCCGTGGACAAAGGGCAGATGGAAGCGGGCCTTGCAACTGGCATGAAAAGAGTGCAGATTTACTCGCGAATCATATTACCACAGGCTGCTTTAAATGCATTGCCAGCAACAGGGAATACATTTATATCTTTGATTAAAGAAACGTCCCTTGCCTTTACATTAGGAATTACGGAACTATTTGCAGAGGGAAAAATTATAGCATCCGCTAACATGCGCTTTTTCGAGACATATTTGGTGGTTGGCTTGATTTACTGGCTATTGGTTATTCTTTATTCTTGGATACAAAAATACCTGGAGATTTGGCTCAGCAAACCACTTAGAAGGTGA
- a CDS encoding amino acid ABC transporter ATP-binding protein: MIKVRNLSKHFDDKQVLNDIDLDIRTGEVVAIIGPSGSGKSTLLRCLNLLEKPNSGTIEIKDVKLDTQKYKEKDAYQLRQQTAMVFQHYNLFKNKTALKNVIEALLVSKKVKKEEAIQIGVDLLKRVGLEKQAKQYPATLSGGQQQRVSIARALAVKPHAILFDEPTSALDPELVNEVLQVIRELAREDTTMVIVTHEMQFAKEVADHVIFMADGHIIEQGTPEQVIEHSLNPRTQRFLRQMGDETDVSARQKRK, translated from the coding sequence ATGATAAAAGTAAGAAACTTATCTAAACATTTTGATGATAAACAAGTATTGAACGATATTGACTTGGATATAAGAACCGGGGAAGTTGTCGCAATTATTGGCCCTTCAGGTTCTGGAAAATCAACGTTATTACGCTGTCTTAACCTGTTGGAAAAGCCCAACAGCGGCACCATCGAAATCAAGGATGTAAAATTGGATACCCAAAAATATAAAGAGAAAGACGCGTACCAATTAAGACAGCAAACAGCGATGGTATTCCAACACTATAACCTTTTTAAAAATAAAACGGCCTTAAAAAACGTGATTGAAGCTCTGCTTGTCAGCAAAAAGGTGAAAAAAGAGGAAGCCATTCAAATCGGCGTGGATTTATTGAAACGGGTTGGCTTGGAAAAACAAGCCAAACAATACCCTGCTACCTTATCCGGCGGACAACAGCAGCGTGTCAGCATCGCTAGAGCATTAGCTGTAAAACCACATGCCATTTTATTTGATGAACCTACCTCCGCTCTAGATCCCGAATTGGTTAATGAGGTTTTACAAGTAATACGGGAGTTAGCGAGAGAGGATACCACAATGGTGATCGTGACGCATGAAATGCAATTTGCGAAGGAAGTTGCTGACCATGTCATATTCATGGCAGACGGACATATTATCGAACAAGGAACCCCAGAACAAGTAATTGAGCATTCTCTTAATCCGCGAACTCAGCGTTTTTTACGGCAAATGGGAGATGAGACGGACGTATCTGCCAGGCAAAAAAGGAAGTGA
- a CDS encoding MmgE/PrpD family protein produces MNTERLSEMIYHSNPLVNEVVLQAAIEGLLDYLAVSYQTKSEKEITILKQIILEEGGNGTSYLIGSHIHATRSQAALFNGFQVHLLDYDDVHSDVRGHPSAVILSALLAVGEPEMSGKRFLAAYVVGVEIMARFGEAMNPYHYTKGWHNTATLGVIAAAGAVAYLREYSPRLIAETMSLAATQSAGLRLQFGTVVKPLHVGIAAKNAVDSADWIRMGLHSNPDFLNDRNGFFKVYAENGVSGLTENWGKTWRIVTPGLWFKQYPFCSAGAHGADAAVFLHKTYDLSEEDIESVSVCFPPNGDSALIHHNPSTGEEGRFSIEYIVWLALTGKPLTFASFESKPIPHSWRESFQKVNRETDATIKPSKAALPVGRFTIVTVTTTNGDVLSKRIDTPKGSPGNPLTKSQLKEKLHKAVGDDVETEKIIAAVHALNRTSLGVLQEADYRS; encoded by the coding sequence ATGAACACGGAAAGGTTATCTGAAATGATTTATCATTCCAATCCGTTGGTAAATGAAGTAGTATTACAGGCAGCAATCGAAGGACTTCTTGATTATCTTGCTGTTTCCTATCAAACGAAATCCGAAAAGGAAATTACGATTTTAAAGCAAATCATTTTGGAAGAAGGCGGAAATGGGACGAGTTATTTGATTGGAAGTCACATACATGCAACAAGATCCCAGGCAGCACTCTTCAATGGCTTTCAAGTTCATTTACTAGATTATGATGATGTACATTCAGATGTACGAGGTCATCCAAGCGCAGTCATTTTGTCTGCTTTGTTAGCAGTTGGAGAACCTGAAATGTCCGGAAAACGCTTTTTAGCTGCCTATGTGGTCGGTGTGGAGATCATGGCTCGGTTTGGGGAAGCTATGAACCCCTATCATTATACAAAAGGTTGGCATAATACAGCTACACTTGGCGTAATAGCTGCAGCTGGTGCGGTTGCGTATTTACGGGAATACTCACCACGCTTAATAGCTGAAACCATGAGTCTTGCCGCTACCCAATCGGCGGGTTTACGACTTCAATTTGGCACTGTGGTAAAGCCGCTCCATGTAGGGATTGCTGCTAAAAACGCTGTAGATTCCGCAGATTGGATTCGGATGGGATTACATAGCAACCCCGACTTTTTGAATGATAGGAATGGATTCTTTAAGGTATATGCAGAAAATGGAGTTTCCGGTTTGACGGAAAATTGGGGAAAGACATGGCGGATCGTAACACCAGGATTATGGTTTAAACAGTACCCTTTTTGTTCTGCTGGGGCACATGGCGCAGATGCAGCTGTCTTTTTACATAAGACGTACGATTTGTCGGAAGAAGATATTGAATCGGTGAGTGTTTGCTTTCCTCCAAATGGTGATTCCGCTTTGATACACCATAACCCATCGACTGGTGAAGAAGGAAGATTTTCGATTGAATATATTGTATGGCTCGCGCTAACAGGCAAACCCCTAACCTTTGCTTCTTTTGAATCGAAACCTATTCCCCATTCATGGAGAGAATCCTTTCAAAAAGTAAATAGAGAGACGGATGCAACAATCAAGCCTTCCAAAGCAGCACTCCCAGTGGGACGGTTTACAATTGTAACCGTGACTACAACGAATGGGGATGTACTTTCGAAACGAATCGATACACCTAAAGGAAGTCCTGGAAATCCATTAACAAAATCCCAGCTAAAAGAAAAATTGCATAAAGCCGTAGGAGATGATGTAGAGACAGAAAAAATAATAGCAGCTGTCCATGCACTGAATCGCACATCCCTTGGTGTTCTTCAAGAAGCTGACTATAGAAGCTGA